A single region of the Candidatus Thermoplasmatota archaeon genome encodes:
- a CDS encoding DUF3494 domain-containing protein, with product MVGKRTVVGSRLGKRADRARYWPAILLSMIVVPMIVVLGFYATIPAQSAGPTAVDLGTAANYVILTKAGMTATGATHIWGDIGTSPAAASDITGFDLIYTPGATSSTSALVTGLVYASDYGTPTPSDLSTAVLDMEAAYNSAAGLPSPDFINEGAGDIAGMTLDPGLYNWTTGVQVSTGSVTISGAAGDVWIFQIAGDLTLASGTHVILSGAQPSNIFWQVSGQVTLETTSVMKGIILCKTAIVMNNGATLEGSALAQTAVTMDANYVYTPGTVIPEFSQVLIPLVGMVFVVAIVSKVRNQKK from the coding sequence ATGGTCGGAAAGCGTACAGTTGTTGGATCAAGGCTTGGGAAGAGAGCAGATCGTGCTCGATATTGGCCCGCGATCCTACTTTCAATGATTGTTGTTCCAATGATTGTTGTTCTAGGCTTCTATGCGACAATTCCAGCCCAGTCAGCTGGGCCGACGGCAGTAGACCTTGGAACAGCTGCCAATTATGTGATCCTGACAAAGGCAGGAATGACAGCTACGGGAGCCACCCATATTTGGGGCGATATTGGCACTAGTCCAGCAGCTGCATCAGACATAACTGGATTTGATCTAATATACACTCCTGGAGCTACATCTTCGACCTCAGCTTTGGTCACTGGGCTTGTATATGCCTCCGACTATGGCACCCCGACTCCATCTGACTTGTCTACGGCTGTACTGGACATGGAGGCCGCGTACAACTCCGCAGCTGGACTGCCATCACCTGACTTCATAAATGAGGGTGCCGGAGATATTGCTGGGATGACTCTCGACCCCGGTCTCTACAATTGGACCACTGGGGTCCAGGTGTCTACTGGTAGTGTCACTATCTCGGGCGCGGCAGGCGACGTCTGGATCTTCCAGATTGCGGGAGATCTTACTCTGGCCAGCGGAACCCATGTTATTCTAAGCGGAGCACAACCTTCTAACATCTTCTGGCAGGTCTCAGGCCAAGTCACGCTTGAGACGACATCTGTCATGAAGGGAATCATATTGTGCAAGACAGCGATTGTGATGAACAACGGCGCAACGCTAGAGGGTAGCGCATTGGCTCAGACAGCGGTTACCATGGACGCCAACTACGTTTACACACCCGGCACTGTGATACCGGAATTCTCGCAAGTTCTGATTCCCTTGGTCGGAATGGTGTTTGTCGTGGCGATAGTAAGCAAAGTCAGGAATCAGAAGAAGTGA